The proteins below are encoded in one region of Lactuca sativa cultivar Salinas chromosome 3, Lsat_Salinas_v11, whole genome shotgun sequence:
- the LOC111904751 gene encoding uncharacterized protein LOC111904751, which translates to MVPFAHHKKNGVAEQQNRTLQDAARTMLCDSKLPVFFWSEPINTTYYVQNFVLINKAQMKTPYEILYGHKPSVSHFHIFGSPCTLLHLESNPKFNAKADDCYFMGYAARTAYMVYDKRTKQIVESFDVCWSEENKTDARVGPYWLFTYTSLFKSFNVFSDNLSCSCSSSKTMIEDEDEEVVYSPPMVSSMTPIVDTSIPSNLSDSPCHQTNPDADATPLNPDERELMSRDTSVATQTFMELLFPEPIANKFVASPSHDSSASKVVHIADDGFVNIHNLPIMLNDIN; encoded by the coding sequence ATGGTTCCGTTCGCACACCACAaaaaaaatggtgttgctgagcaGCAAAACCGAACTCTACAAGACGCTGCGAGGACAATGTTATGTGACTCTAAACTTCCGGTTTTCTTTTGGTCCGAGCCGATTAACACGACGTATTATGTTCAAAATTTTGTtctgatcaacaaagctcagatgaagactccatatgaaattcTCTACGGTCATAAGCCATCTGTTAGTCACTTCCATATCTTTGGCAGTCCTTGCACCCTCCTTCATCTGGAATCCAATCCCAAATTCAAcgccaaagccgatgattgttactttatggggtatgctgctcgcacgGCGTACATGGTCTACGATAAAAGGACAAAGCAAATCGTAGAATCCTTCGACGTGTGCTGGTCGGAGGAGAACAAGACAGATGCCAGAGTCGGTCCATATTGGTTGTTTACCTACACATCTTTATTCAAATCGTTCAATGTGTTTTCAGATAATTTGTCTTGTTCCTGTTCTAGCTCGAAGACTATGATTGAAGATGAGGACGAAGAAGTTGTTTACAGCCCACCGATGGTGTCTTCTATGACTCCTATAGTGGATACATCTATTCCAAGTAATTTGTCTGATTCTCCATGTCATCAAACTAATCCAGATGCTGATGCCACTCCTCTTAATCCTGATGAAAGAGAGTTAATGTCCAGAGATACTTCCGTTGCTACTCAAACAtttatggaacttctctttcctgAACCAATCGCTAACAAGTTTGTGGCAAGCCCCTCTCACGATTCTAGTGCGTCCAAGGTGGTTCATATAGCAGATGATGGATTTGTCAATATTCATAACCTTCCTATAATGCTCAATGAC